The DNA region TATTTGAGAAATAAGGCGATCAAAATCCAGATTGTTTTGATTAGCGAAGACGACCATGTATAGGCTGCCTCGCAACGCCGAAGTTGATCCAAATCAGCGCCCGGGACCAGTAATTACTCGAAAAACCACCGTGAAGGTGTTGCTAAAAGCGCACCCAGATCACGAGTCTAAAAGATAAACAAACTATAACAGAAGGAGAACTTGGTCGTAGTTTAACAATGATGGCGTGACTTGTCTATACTAGGACTTTACCACAAGTGCCtcccattttctttttgttttgtcgaAGCCGTTTGTAATGTCAGTTCAAAGCCATAACAAACAAATAGTGGTATTTAATTTACATACCTTAGTATTGCTGAAAGACAAGAGCCCCCTTGAGGAGAGGCTCTGTATGGTATGCCCTACAGAGCCTACATCTAGAGGAATGATTCCATTTGATTCAGTTCACTCATTAGTGTTTAACAATATGCCCCAAAGCTTACATGGCCGTGACTAACTTAGATTCATAACATCACTAAAAATTCCTCGGCAAGCTGTCTTGTGGATGTATGTTTATTTTGGACGGAGACGTCGATGCAAATTGACCTACCTATTCACTGtgatgattaaaatttaaatctctTGACTCAGGACATGATGCAGCCATTTCCCCAGATGGAGTCCGATATGGCCCCACTTGCCAATGCTGGGGTAGAAAAACCGCAGCCACGCATGCTTGCACCAGGATATTACTCTCAAGAATGCAATGCCCACAAGCCTTGTGACCAAGGTTAGTTGAAATGTGAAGACCCTTTTTccatgagacaaaaaaaaaatttacaacgGGATCAAGCAGAGGTTACGATCCCTATAGCGTACCGTGAAGATAAGTAGTTGAACAAGCACTTAATCACAGGGACTGCAGAGAACGCGATGGCCATTGTGTTTGCGCACTGGAGTTTGGATTAAGAGGTCCAGACTCAAGTCATTAGTGTTGTTAATGTGCTCTGTTCTTGTACAAGGCACTTTCCTCTTTAGTACAGGCCCCTCCTCACCTACCAGGATCATTATTTATTGGTAGTAAAAACGAGTGCCGTCGATTTGAAGAGGAAATTTGACGATACGATGGCCAGGGGTAAACTGCTATGTGCTGGCATCACATGCAGGAGGTGTAGTGATATGCCGAATAGTTTTATGATACTTGGCATAGTTTTCAGCTCGGCTTTGGTATAAGCTCTGGCAATAAAATGAACCTAGTTGATGGGATTATTTTAACTGTGATTACTAATCAGAGAACGAAAATTAAGTTTTCGAAAAGGATTTAATGGTTaaatactgcaaaaaaaaaaaggtttaaaaatacTAAAGTTAGCTCTGAAACGACCGGAGAAAAATAACAGCGAAAATGTGTACTATCCACTGAGGTCAGTTTGGGTTACTACCTTTTAGGCTTTGCTATTACGACCACTGAGTTTGTTGAGActccttgttttgtttctttgtgtgATTTTCAGGAAAGTATTGTCACATGTTTCTGTGTGTACACTGCTTAAAGGAAAATGTCGCCTGCACTCAAAATGGTCAGTGTTGTCATGGCCAGTGTACTTATGGCCGATGTAAAAAAGATGCCTCTGGAGGTTCTCCTGGAACATTCTGTGATCGACACGATGATTGTAAAGACCCTCCTGGAACGTGTTGTGTTAGGTTTGTATGTAAACAAAGGAAGGGAACAAGTTAAGCTACTCGATCTCTCGCGTGATTTTCTTTCCAGAGTTAATCctactaaatttattttatagACTAAAGGAATTTGCTCTACCTGGAATAATTTTACGCATTCCTTGCATgttgttaaaatgttttatggagaacaaacaaacatctcATGAGATGTTGGCGTTGGCGAAATTTATAATAGTTTATGACTATTTTTTAGATCCTTCTGGGGTACTTGAAACGAGTCATCTAATGATTATTTTGAAAGGATCGCCTTAACGAAAAAGGCCACCTTGAAAGTCCAGTCTCTTAGCTTCATTTTCTCAGTGCAAGGATCCACAGAGTGACGGCAAATTGTAAAAGACGCATACGTGTTGGGAAACTTACAACTAGGCTATAAAATCACGAAATAAGAAAAATGCGAGCATGTAGACAAGCATACAGAGAAGCATGCGTATCCACCCACCTGTACGCTTGTCTACATGGTAATGTTTCGATGAATAGGCGGGCTGATAGACAGGCCATTTGAGAAAGTTCAAAGGCAGATAGACAAACAGAAGGGTAGACTGTAGGTTCATTCGGAGacgtatttgttttttgttgtgttatgtCATTTCAGAGAACCAGCCATCAATCCGCATATCTCCGTTTGCAAGCCACCCTTGGAAGAGAACATGGTTTGTGGTCCCATCAacttctttaaaaatgtttacattgGAGCTCAGGTACAAAGAGCTTGCGGCCCATGCAAGGCGGGACTTGTATGTAAGCAAGTTGGGTAAGTCAGAACATTGATAGAAGATGCACTTGGCAAGGCGTAATGATCATACTTGATATATAATTATTTGATTTGATTGACTTTCCTGTTCTGGAGAATTCCATTTTATATTATTTGCAATCGTCGACGAAATTTTCCAACtttgtgtgtttttctttcGCAGAATATTTGGAGTGCATGAGATTTGTGTGAAAGAAGATGACAAGTAATGATCTCAATTTTTTGGCTAAAGTAGAGAGCTTTATGAATTGTGTAAGGACTGTATCAAAGTGTTTGTAAACTTGCCCTCAGAAATGGGAAGATCGAAGCAATGGTTCGCAAAAGTTTGATAACGCTTGTAGTTGGATCGTAAGTTCGCAAATAAtctgtttctttcaaatcaagTCTACTTTGCAAGTATCCTTCGACGGATACTGGTAAAGGTAATTTGACTATATTCATGTGGCTAATGAGTACCCTTAAATCTAACACAGACACAGTTCGAGATTCAGGGGAgcatttcattttaaaccaaaGATTTGCAAACCATTTAATTTGACTTCTGAAAATGCTCTTTGTATGGCACTGATCCTTGGAAATCTGAGCTCAGTGATTAACGGGAGAACTTATAACCTCACTATTTTTATCGTGTAAAAAAGCGCATACAGTTGATCACCAAATCTTTTTTATAAGAGCTAAGATTACAAACATACGTCTCTCATGATACCACTGGTACTCTTATTATTTAATTCCCTATTAATATAATTTCTTGTAATTGGTgttaaaaaaagcaataaaatgtattttcttatATTGATGTCAATATATGTTTGTATCGTCAGAAACTTTTTGGACTTTAGTATGAGAACTGGGTCAACTTGAATTTTAGTcgtaataatgtacatgaaaaaatcacgcgcttctgattggctgaatacgagtgcattctcatgtaatacgagtgcattctcatgtaacacgagtgcaaagtaaTGTAAGTCAAAACGCAccgctttcaaaatttcgtctgtcttgactttctgccatgttttttcatgtacattattaacaagtaataagaTGATTTCTCttgtaatttggtgtaataagcacttgtaaatttttcaaagactacagaTTGCATTTGCTCTACgggctcgtacaattttgtCTTTGAGAAATTTACTCGAGCTTATTTAcatcaaattgcacttgaaatcatgttattgtCTCTAAAAACAGCGTGGCTTTGTTGGAGAGGGATGGCATTAAACATTGCTTCACAGTAAGTCACCTCTGATGATATTTATAATATTCTCCTTTCGACTTTGAATTTGAGATGTTGTTAGATAAATGGTTTATTTCACGTACTttccaaaatataaaagtaaattttatttcacacCAGAAGACAGCACAGAAAGAGAATATGCAATTACACGACCGTCTGAAATCCACACATATTGCGAAAGCAGCATGCATGCAGCAATTAGCAAAAATGCCACGCAGCGGAAATGGCATTTTCTTAATAGTATGTTCATTTACTATTAACCCATCGGTTACCTTGgtctcaagttttttttttagatggagatttcatttgaaaatactCCAATTCATCTTAAAATGGCATATAAATTATTCTATTTAAGTGACAGGGCACATATAAACGAAAACTGTATGACACACTTACTGATTCCAAAACTTCTTACAGAATGAATGCTTTCCCagcaaaatgggaaaaaaaaattcgtttcaCACTactgaaaaatgtcaaaatgatagatttaatgatagtgttttatttataactttttagtCGTGGCTCAACATTGTATCCGGGACGCTTCCCACTTCTCAGCATAGTTCTACTTCTTCCCAGGGGGACTTGCTTCAGGCAGGCAAACTTGATGAACACCGAATATTCTGAAGAAAGGGAAATAATGAACAATAAATGCAGTGATATGCTAATTGGTCTCAGGAGCCAAGAGGCTCATACCAACagagcttatcccggtttcaTAAACAGAAAGCGACACAGAATAATGATGCTCTCCCTGACCTTCCTAGCATTTCATAAGGTTTACAATATCTTCTCCTCTCTACTTTGTggccaaaattttgttttggtaacTCTAAAATTTTAACTTGCATTGCCATGTGGCAAAATATCATGTATGTATCTCGATACTCTTAAGGTTAGATATAGGGGTTATAAGATTTCTACAAAATCATAGTAGCTTATAAACGTATGGCCTCATTCGATACCAAGCCTTTCTCTTTTTGATGTGGTTGTACTTACCCTACTTGTTTGCAAGTCAAACCCTGTTTACAAGGACCACAGGCCGGTTGCACAGTACCACCAATGTACATTGTCCTGTACTGATTGTACGGTCCACATGTTTGATGTTCATCGAGGGCGGGCTTACAAATTGAGATGGCGGGGTTGATGGCGGGCTCACGGACACAACAGAGGTCCTGGTCCTTACAATCACTTTGTCTATCGCAGAACGATcctggaaagaaagaaagtaggGCTTTCGGTCAATATTCCTGTGAATAACAGCTTAGTTTATGAAAGCTTAGTTTAGGACGAGAAGCGATCAGATCCGTATGGAGCTGTAAAAGTTTTCATTGAGAGCctttgttttaatcattttgcAACACTTATTGCTGATGTcaaatcaacaaaaaaactGAGTTCCGAAAATGATTGCAAGCATATCAGTCGCAATTGCCGTCTTCTTGCCTCTACACGCGGATTTCTCGCGAAGAATTTAGCAATCATCGATGATTTGTCGCTCGATGCTGTCTTTGAGGTTTCTTTTTAGGTAGTTGGAAGCTTTGCAGCTGTTAACAGACAAACATTCAAGCAAGAGGACGCCTGCAAGGCTCCATGGGGAATTCTTAATCATCACATTTCCTTCTCTAGGCCTGGTGATTAATTGCTTTGAACAACATTTTCGTCACGGGTTTTCGGACACACTTTATTGCAAAAGTGATCTTTGCCTCTACGGTTTGTTACGGAGTGCGCACTTGGCCGCAAAATAAAAATCGATATTTAGACCAAGTTAGACAAATTGCAATACCGAGTCATTTAACTACATATTGAGAAATTTTCTGGCAGGCAAGGGCACACAAGAAGGGGCTGTACATACAGACAGTAAATTATAGAGTTTTTACCTGCGTTTCCTGCAGTAGAACCAGCCTTACACCGACCGTAAATGCACTCCGATGAAGGACAACACTGACCATTTTGTGTACAGGCtacattttctttcaaacaatcaaCGCACAGAAACATGTGACAATACTTGACTGGGTCTTTGCATTGCTTGTGAGCATTACATTCCTGAGAGTAGTAGCCTGGGGATATCATCTGAAACATAATTAAGATCAGAAATTTATCACGACATTGAAGTTCCAGTAACTGCGTAGTTGGATATTATTACCTTCAGTGGTCTGGACATTACCAGCAATCCGAGACATTTTACTCCCGCGGTCCGCGAGGTCAGTAGTTTCTTCAGGTTCTACTGTTCATGCGCTATGGCGTCAGATTTCATGTAAACATGGAGCGAAGTAGATTTCCGCGGAGGAATCGAGTTGATTATAAAGCACTAAATGTTCTTTCTACAGTGGATTTAGaagttcatttgaaaggaaggagaaaatttaaaagcggATCTAAAGTTTATTTTGTGGAGAGACTTATCAGCCGGCGAAGATTGAAGAACGAGGTATGTGTATTGACCCTTTTATGTTCCTGCAGCTATATTTTACTTCGGATGAAATTTATACTACAATCGAAGTAAGTTCATAAACAGCTCTAATCAATCTCTGACAATTTCAGGACTTTGAATACCTAGTAAAATGGAAGGACTGGCCATTGTGGACAAGCACGTGGGAGCCTTCGGCTCATTTGAATGAGCATCTTATCAGGtatatttagtttgttttcgaTGGTGATTTTATATTGCCAGAGCTATTCGAGATTCTTGAACGCATTGCTGTTTTATATAAGAAAGAGGAGATTCAGTGACCTTAAGTTGAAATTCTAGGGATTTCTTTTCGAAATCGAGCAAAACATCAGACATTTTTTGACGATTCAGACTGGAATGAGCTCACAGTgatacaagttttgttttttataattggCGCGATTTGGCGCTTGTAGGAGTCTGCAGATTGTTAAAACAGCGGTAAAAAGCGTGGAAATGCTAGGCTGCTAAGCTGAAGTAAATATGGCGACTTTTTTCACGAAGAAAACGATGGAAAGTGGTCGTTCTTCGCGTCCTACAGGACATTCGCGAGCTCAGGTAAAGGTTACGTCTAATAGTGAAAAAGCCCTATTTTCAAGATTGATTTGCGGCCTCCTATTTTATCATGGAAGGCTTTATTTAACGTATTTGAAAGATcgtaaactgaagaaaattttgagggGTCGGCACCGATGAAAGCATGAAACACACGGACAGCTCAAAGCATGGAAGTGAAGGTAAGTGAAGGTATTTGGATGAAACTATAAAGGAAGTACAACCGAAGatctttgttattttacctCTATTCCGCGGCTCGACGAATAAACGAAACGGTGAAAAAACTTTCGCTTCGTAGTGCAGTTGCATATTATTTATCAACGAGAGGTCGGCACgtagaatttaatttatttaaactgccaaaaaataagattttatttcagatcccatacatttctttgtatcttcgggaagccattttgaaagtaatcTTTGATTGACGTACGGTATTTGAGACGCAATATGACTCGCATTGCTGGTAATGGAGATAAATTAAGCTTCATAACTTCCTGGTGGGGCGATTACCATAGTAACTGAACATCTGCTTCATTCCGAAAGCACAATGCGAAGAAATTAGTTAAATAAAAGTGATGGATAAATAATTTTAGAGTGTGTTTTCTATGGAGTCAGCATTTCTATTTTCTCTCAGAAGAGGAAAATAACGATTGTTTTAAGTCTTAAAACAAGCTCGAGAAGAGAGTAAAAGATAATCGACGAGGTTTTCAAAAAAGAGGAtacttttctaaagaaactgcgctgctgcgtcggtgggatgttttacaagataatttggttgcATCAACTGAGtcatgatattgtaaagagtttcaaaaattaacatttcgagcgttagcccttcgtcaatattttgttgagtataatAAATTTGTGATACGAAACTCCTATTCTGCTGGATGCACTTAACTATTTCAGAGAAACAATTTGATCAACGATTGGACTGAATCATTACCATATATCTCCTTGCCTTCTGACAACGATATCTTAAGATCTTTAGTCTGATCAAGCTTTAAAATCGGTTCAATCTATCTACTCAAGGAGCTTTGCAACCGAAAAAAAAGCGTGGCGAAATCGAACTTGTATTTCGTCGATAAATTTCGTGTTATTTGCTTGACCGAAATGTGATCAACAGGTGTTCACACTGAGGTTAAACAGCTTTAAAATCGAGTAAAGCTGATCATACACCTGCAGCTACAGGCTACAAGAGTAATTACGGATCTCACTCTTTTCGATTGTCGAGtaatttttgttgtatattaCTCCgatataaacaaaattaaagatcaaaatagagaaacattATAAATTCAAAATGGTGGACCTGATTCAATGATTAAGTCTAAAAGTGGGAAGAGCGTAGTTGAGTCATTTGAGATTTGAGAAGTGACAGTGCTTCTTGTGCTCACGATTTTGAGGAAATGAAACAATTCTATTATCGAAGAAATGATTATGATGAAGAACTTTGCCTACCTTTTTAACTCTAACGTCCTTGTCTTCATCTGTCGGCGTCCTCTTATGTATTATACTGGTCATtgcacaaacaaaacaataacaaaatagcCACAGAAGAGGATAAAGCCTTGAAAATCGAAAACTGTCTGCCATGATGATGTTTATGACTAAATGATCATGTCTACAGATATTATGTGctactttttttcacttttcacgCTCTGTAAAGCGCGGTTTTTCGAATGAAGGaataaacaagaaacaaaagcaTTAATTCTTAATGACTTCGATTAGATAATACAACTGAAAATGGCACTTTGAGAGATCACTGAACGCCAGTGAATAAAGAATGGAGCACCTGAAAGTTACCCGCTCGCGATTGTTTCAAAGTTCTTGCAAGGTCTTCGGAGGAGTAGAACCATTAATGAAACGCCATTAATTCGTTTTTTATAGAAAGCGGACAAAAATAAACTGGAACACAGTGGACCTCACTCTTAAATTGCGGGCTATTATTTTCTGCtcttttatattcttttgaaggaaaattcaaaacaaccTTGGCTTAGCTTTCTTTTTGCCAAGGGAAAAGTAGATTAGGAAGCATGAAGTAGTGTACAAAATACACGGAGAAGATCCAAACGTTCTCAAATATTTCCAAGATTGTTTACCTGAAGTTTGATTTAACAATTTAACAAAAAGGGCGACAACACCTGGCTAGAGTGAGGGCCCTCCGAGGGAACAAAAACGTCGCGCATGCGTGTTAAGGACTTGACTGCGATTTGCAACTGAACGGAAAAAGGAACGAATCCGGAATTTCAACTCGGGCGTTTCCTTTGGACCTTACCTCTCATTTAATAAAAGTTTCATTAGATTTGATTACGAATTGCATTGAACAAAACGTTCTTGTTGCTTAACACAAAGGAAAGACGCTATGTCCGTTTCTGTAAACTTCGCAGTATTTGCACGGGATTTTAACGTCGTAATTTCACTACATCTTGGCTTTCACTTGAAGTAA from Pocillopora verrucosa isolate sample1 chromosome 1, ASM3666991v2, whole genome shotgun sequence includes:
- the LOC131796823 gene encoding dickkopf-related protein 3, translated to MNLKSKWWLLIGTILSQIWLPWATAKKNIALKQLLKKEEQLSENTRVKKDMMQPFPQMESDMAPLANAGVEKPQPRMLAPGYYSQECNAHKPCDQGKYCHMFLCVHCLKENVACTQNGQCCHGQCTYGRCKKDASGGSPGTFCDRHDDCKDPPGTCCVREPAINPHISVCKPPLEENMVCGPINFFKNVYIGAQVQRACGPCKAGLVCKQVGIFGVHEICVKEDDK
- the LOC131796827 gene encoding dickkopf-related protein 3, whose translation is MADSFRFSRLYPLLWLFCYCFVCAMTSIIHKRTPTDEDKDVRVKKMISPGYYSQECNAHKQCKDPVKYCHMFLCVDCLKENVACTQNGQCCPSSECIYGRCKAGSTAGNAGSFCDRQSDCKDQDLCCVREPAINPAISICKPALDEHQTCGPYNQYRTMYIGGTVQPACGPCKQGLTCKQVGIFGVHQVCLPEASPPGKK